One genomic region from candidate division KSB1 bacterium encodes:
- a CDS encoding pentapeptide repeat-containing protein, whose translation MAELTREEILARVRRGQSLAGMDLSEADLSYEDLRGVDLRDANLTDAHLQNANLERADLRGANLTRAFLFGANLNRARLDGAIMTDANLQDTNLEVASAVRAEMSRCALFGAHGAKANFQGANLSEARLKRASLKGANLAGANLKGAHLERADLSGADLRNADMRGAHVAHATMDGANTQGALTQDLHT comes from the coding sequence ATGGCAGAACTGACACGGGAGGAGATCCTGGCGCGCGTCCGGCGCGGCCAGTCACTGGCCGGCATGGACCTCAGTGAAGCCGACCTTTCCTATGAAGACCTGCGGGGCGTAGATCTTCGGGACGCCAACCTCACCGATGCCCACCTGCAGAACGCCAACTTAGAGCGGGCCGACCTGCGAGGGGCAAACCTGACCAGGGCCTTTCTTTTCGGCGCCAATCTCAACCGTGCCCGCCTTGACGGCGCAATAATGACGGATGCCAATCTCCAGGACACAAACCTCGAGGTAGCCTCAGCGGTGCGGGCAGAGATGAGCAGATGTGCGCTTTTCGGTGCGCATGGGGCAAAGGCGAATTTTCAGGGCGCAAACCTCTCTGAGGCTCGCTTGAAGCGGGCAAGCCTGAAAGGGGCCAATCTTGCTGGCGCAAACCTGAAGGGTGCCCATTTGGAGCGCGCCGACCTCAGCGGCGCAGACTTGCGCAATGCCGACATGCGCGGCGCCCACGTGGCCCATGCCACGATGGATGGGGCCAACACGCAGGGAGCGTTGACGCAGGACCTCCACACTTAA
- a CDS encoding STAS domain-containing protein, with protein sequence MELEEKRVGEVLVVTMRGKLMGGKDAETFREMLYRAISDGIVNVLVDMSQVSWMNSSGLGMLISGLTTMRSAGGDLRLIGLTEGTRRPLEITRLDAVFQVFASQEEGLRSFA encoded by the coding sequence ATGGAGCTTGAGGAAAAACGAGTGGGCGAAGTGTTGGTGGTGACGATGCGCGGCAAGCTGATGGGCGGCAAGGATGCCGAGACCTTCCGCGAGATGCTTTACCGTGCCATCAGCGACGGGATTGTCAATGTTCTCGTGGACATGAGCCAGGTCTCCTGGATGAATAGTTCCGGCCTGGGTATGCTCATCAGCGGCTTGACCACGATGCGGAGTGCTGGGGGAGACCTGCGGCTCATCGGTCTCACTGAGGGGACGCGGCGCCCGCTGGAGATTACCCGCCTGGATGCCGTGTTCCAGGTGTTCGCCAGTCAAGAAGAGGGGCTGCGCAGCTTCGCGTAG
- a CDS encoding ABC transporter permease, translating into MIRLATALWESTRLALQALWAHKMRAFLTVLGIVIGVTTITGIVSVIQGLNKAVYSQIAGLGADLLYVQKFPWVSGREFYKYRNRKDITTKEADALKRFCRLASVVSPMTGTRRTVKYGSTKLSNVTIYAVEANYKDAANVLPEYGRFLTETDVERRHAVCVIGQEVASRLFERQDPIGRRITVGDYKFTVVGVLEKQGEVLGRNNDIVVLVPLTIFQKLYGSRRSLTILVKVVDASRLEEAEEEIIGILRRVRRVPPDKENDFAINRQDILEDLYKNLTRVLYAVAFGIGALSLLVGGIGIMNIMLVSVTERTREIGIRKAIGARRSDIMMQFLVESVVISALGGLIGLGLGFGVGMLLGRLPVLQATIAPSAIVLGLGFSCGVGMFAGLYPAWKASRLDPIVALRYE; encoded by the coding sequence ATGATTCGGCTTGCCACCGCCTTATGGGAGAGCACCCGCCTTGCTCTCCAAGCCCTGTGGGCGCACAAGATGCGCGCCTTTCTGACCGTGCTGGGCATCGTCATCGGCGTTACCACCATCACCGGGATCGTCTCCGTTATCCAGGGGCTCAATAAGGCCGTCTACTCGCAGATCGCGGGCTTGGGTGCGGACTTGCTCTATGTACAGAAATTCCCGTGGGTGTCAGGTCGGGAGTTCTACAAATACCGCAACCGGAAGGACATCACCACCAAGGAGGCTGACGCGCTGAAACGGTTCTGCCGGCTGGCCTCTGTGGTCTCCCCGATGACAGGTACACGGCGCACGGTCAAATATGGTAGCACAAAGCTATCTAATGTCACTATTTATGCGGTCGAAGCGAACTACAAGGACGCGGCAAATGTGCTTCCTGAATACGGCCGTTTCCTGACGGAGACGGACGTGGAACGGCGGCATGCGGTGTGCGTGATCGGGCAAGAGGTTGCCAGCCGTTTGTTTGAGCGACAAGACCCCATCGGGCGCCGCATCACCGTGGGCGACTACAAGTTCACGGTGGTTGGAGTGCTGGAAAAGCAGGGAGAGGTGCTGGGACGCAACAACGACATCGTGGTCCTGGTGCCGCTCACTATCTTTCAGAAGCTCTACGGGTCGCGGCGCAGTTTGACCATTTTGGTGAAGGTGGTGGACGCCTCGCGTCTGGAAGAAGCGGAGGAGGAGATTATTGGCATCCTCCGGCGCGTGCGCCGCGTTCCTCCAGACAAGGAAAACGACTTTGCCATCAACCGACAGGATATTCTGGAAGATCTGTACAAAAACCTCACCCGTGTGCTTTATGCGGTGGCCTTTGGCATCGGGGCGCTGTCGCTGCTGGTGGGCGGGATCGGCATTATGAACATCATGCTGGTTTCGGTGACGGAGCGGACGCGGGAGATCGGTATCCGCAAGGCGATCGGCGCCCGGCGGTCCGATATCATGATGCAATTTCTGGTGGAATCGGTGGTCATCAGCGCGCTGGGCGGCCTCATCGGGTTGGGGCTGGGGTTTGGGGTCGGCATGCTGCTCGGGCGTCTGCCGGTGTTGCAGGCCACGATTGCGCCCAGCGCCATCGTGCTGGGGCTGGGCTTTTCCTGCGGCGTGGGCATGTTCGCCGGATTGTATCCAGCGTGGAAAGCATCGCGCTTGGACCCCATTGTCGCCTTGCGCTACGAATAG
- a CDS encoding ABC transporter permease, translating to MDLRESIKMSVSAISANKFRSILTALGIIIGVFAVIGMQTIIQGLNNWWERELSVLGADTFQIRKYPAVQLGDSWQKYRNRRNITLEEVTELQRRATLVSVVSPVVFRFGATLRHGDKKTNPDIIVYGGDQYRQEADGQFVREGRFITETDVERRRQVCVIGTDLAEQLFPFQEAVGEEILIDGHRCTVIGVLEEKGSIFGQSQDAHVILPISTFGKFYGMNRSVYVDCRAVRPELLNQAIEEVTGILRAVRRVPPGEPNDFEIMTKDSLMETWQNVTRVVFVAALVICGISLLVGGIGVMNIMLVSVSERTREIGIRKAVGARRRDILGQFLLEAVLLCEFGGIIGAALGVGVGLLIGALTPLPAAVPVWAVLLGLGFISLVGIIFGIYPAAKAARLNPIEALRYE from the coding sequence ATGGATCTGCGCGAAAGCATTAAGATGTCGGTGAGCGCCATCAGCGCCAACAAGTTTCGCTCCATCCTTACGGCGCTGGGGATTATCATCGGCGTGTTCGCCGTCATCGGTATGCAGACCATCATCCAGGGCCTAAACAACTGGTGGGAGCGAGAGCTCTCGGTGCTGGGGGCCGACACGTTCCAGATTCGCAAGTACCCGGCAGTACAACTCGGCGATTCCTGGCAGAAGTATCGCAATCGCCGCAACATCACGCTTGAGGAAGTGACGGAGTTGCAGCGTCGGGCCACTCTGGTCAGCGTGGTCTCGCCGGTGGTATTTCGGTTTGGCGCCACTCTGCGCCATGGTGACAAGAAGACCAATCCAGACATCATAGTCTATGGGGGGGATCAGTACCGCCAGGAGGCGGATGGGCAGTTTGTGCGCGAGGGTCGGTTTATCACCGAGACCGACGTGGAGCGGCGTCGGCAAGTGTGCGTGATCGGCACGGACCTGGCGGAGCAGCTTTTTCCATTCCAGGAGGCGGTTGGAGAGGAGATCCTCATCGATGGGCACCGCTGCACGGTGATCGGCGTGCTGGAGGAAAAGGGCTCAATCTTCGGTCAGAGTCAAGACGCTCACGTCATCCTGCCCATTTCCACCTTCGGCAAGTTCTATGGGATGAACCGGAGCGTGTACGTCGATTGCCGGGCGGTACGGCCGGAGCTGCTGAACCAAGCAATTGAGGAGGTTACCGGCATCCTGCGGGCGGTGCGTCGAGTGCCACCAGGCGAGCCAAACGACTTTGAGATCATGACCAAGGACTCGCTGATGGAGACCTGGCAGAATGTGACCAGGGTGGTGTTTGTGGCCGCGCTGGTCATCTGTGGCATCTCCTTGCTCGTGGGCGGCATCGGCGTGATGAACATCATGCTCGTATCGGTCAGCGAACGCACGCGCGAGATTGGCATTCGCAAGGCAGTAGGCGCACGGCGGCGCGATATTTTGGGGCAATTCCTGCTGGAGGCCGTGTTGCTTTGCGAATTTGGCGGGATCATTGGTGCCGCCTTAGGTGTGGGCGTAGGGCTGCTCATCGGCGCGCTGACGCCACTGCCCGCCGCAGTGCCGGTGTGGGCGGTGCTGCTGGGCCTGGGCTTCATCTCGCTGGTCGGGATCATCTTTGGCATTTACCCGGCCGCCAAGGCCGCTCGCCTCAACCCTATTGAGGCTTTGCGCTACGAATAG
- a CDS encoding TonB-dependent receptor, whose protein sequence is MKRAHTVLAFGLALLLAMPLALFAGTTGKIAGYVKDKETGQPLPGANVFIEGTKMGAATDADGYYFIINVRPGVYRLTATMMGYQRETVTGVRVSVDLTTKINFELSPTVIDMGKAVEVTAERPLIEPSVTTKRTTVTAEVITNMPVRSVQDIMTLQSGITVMEGYQNKIAGFEARGLDQTHVRGGRSGQIAYMVDGMYVEDAIYAGMGTTVNREAIDELTVITGNFDAEYGEAQSAVVNIVTKEGRDYYSGMAEVTSGEVAGWLGSKSDDLRNAHQVIGSFGGPVPFVKGLSFFLSGSQGYRKYAVLEYDQHTYDPTPLNWLLDHPDDPRYKKIQEQIAAGIITEVTDINKLRNHSTYRYVGDVMRHWATGAWRKAWAWKADWGEDRKPNTKDAGEGDGINELIRWDDTAGWMAFGFNSDYDFAGKLSWRINPSMKLVYTHRQTQRRFRYFDDFWRFAEQGIHIVTDQTEQQGLIWTHQVSPKLFYELRGSRFWKHRRYRVYGPDGHELTAGHSELFRDAFLQTWIERFQQENGRRPTEEEIQARQEQIAREWPVVPQEYPDRTSTGGFACDLTFVRVDTITEHGVQVPRYVYYGYTTQYWTRNFQQSFELSGSLTWQAHRSHQVKIGGEYKTFGFDKNSLLGKLAGGESGGLFFLELQHPYIANPYVEYYHTHPVEIAAFIQDKMEFENLIVNAGIRFDYADSKGRAWANWEDPTSPIQTGRKKWQWSPRLGIGHPITDRATFHFAYGHFFQVPDYRDLYTNQTLNLNSPLPLFGWAHMDAARTEAYELGVDQQIGDNWKLSVAAWAKENNGDPGSYRITGFDPDSLGLYSYSIIHNSDFGSSKGIDISLEKRFSDNYFGTLEYTYSVAKANKYYSWAGYWDGDTEANRPKKEYLMPWDQTHVIDINAGYALGRGQGPKIFGVRPFERTTLQFIFRGSSGYPYTPTVGGQALEPNTARRPWRMTLDGVFRRDFVLFGRLRAALVARVWNILDRKNVLTVYSETGSPTDPGPTMSRTAYSTQYDRPHWYGERRRIDLGLRFEM, encoded by the coding sequence GTGAAACGAGCACACACAGTCCTGGCATTCGGGCTCGCCTTGTTACTGGCGATGCCCCTGGCGTTGTTTGCCGGCACCACGGGCAAGATCGCCGGGTATGTCAAGGATAAGGAGACGGGTCAACCCCTGCCCGGTGCCAACGTTTTCATCGAGGGCACGAAGATGGGGGCAGCCACGGACGCCGACGGGTACTACTTCATCATCAATGTGCGTCCCGGCGTGTACCGGTTGACCGCGACCATGATGGGGTACCAGCGGGAGACCGTCACGGGCGTACGGGTGAGCGTGGACCTGACCACCAAGATCAACTTTGAGCTGAGCCCCACGGTGATCGACATGGGCAAAGCGGTGGAAGTCACGGCTGAGCGACCGCTCATCGAGCCCTCGGTGACGACCAAACGCACCACGGTCACCGCGGAGGTGATCACTAACATGCCCGTGCGCTCGGTGCAGGACATCATGACCCTGCAGTCGGGTATCACGGTCATGGAGGGTTACCAGAACAAGATCGCCGGCTTTGAGGCGCGCGGTTTAGACCAAACGCACGTGCGCGGCGGCAGAAGCGGTCAGATCGCCTACATGGTCGATGGCATGTACGTGGAGGATGCCATTTATGCCGGCATGGGGACCACGGTCAACAGGGAGGCCATCGACGAGCTCACGGTCATCACGGGCAATTTTGATGCGGAGTACGGCGAGGCACAATCGGCGGTGGTGAATATCGTCACCAAGGAGGGGCGCGACTACTACTCCGGCATGGCCGAAGTGACCAGCGGCGAGGTGGCGGGTTGGTTGGGTTCGAAGAGCGACGACCTCCGCAATGCGCACCAGGTGATCGGCTCTTTCGGCGGCCCGGTGCCTTTCGTCAAAGGGCTCAGCTTCTTCCTCTCGGGCTCACAGGGCTATCGGAAGTACGCGGTGCTGGAGTACGACCAGCACACTTACGATCCCACACCGCTAAACTGGCTGTTGGACCACCCAGATGATCCCCGCTACAAGAAGATTCAGGAGCAAATCGCAGCGGGCATTATTACCGAGGTCACTGACATCAACAAGCTTCGAAATCATTCCACCTACCGCTATGTCGGCGATGTGATGCGGCATTGGGCCACGGGCGCTTGGCGCAAGGCGTGGGCGTGGAAAGCGGACTGGGGCGAGGACCGGAAACCCAATACGAAAGATGCAGGCGAAGGCGACGGGATCAATGAATTGATCCGCTGGGACGATACGGCAGGATGGATGGCGTTCGGCTTCAATTCTGACTATGACTTTGCCGGCAAGCTCTCCTGGCGCATCAACCCCAGCATGAAGTTGGTCTACACCCACCGCCAGACGCAGAGGCGCTTCCGCTACTTCGATGACTTCTGGCGTTTCGCTGAGCAGGGCATCCACATCGTCACCGACCAGACTGAGCAGCAGGGTTTGATCTGGACCCACCAGGTGAGCCCCAAGCTGTTCTACGAGCTGCGCGGCTCGCGCTTTTGGAAGCATCGGCGTTATCGGGTCTATGGGCCAGACGGGCACGAGCTGACTGCGGGTCACTCCGAGCTCTTTCGTGATGCATTCCTGCAGACCTGGATCGAGCGCTTCCAGCAGGAAAATGGTCGTAGGCCCACCGAGGAGGAGATCCAGGCTCGCCAGGAGCAGATAGCCCGGGAATGGCCGGTCGTGCCGCAGGAGTATCCGGACCGCACGTCCACCGGCGGCTTTGCCTGCGACCTGACGTTTGTGCGGGTGGACACCATCACGGAACACGGCGTGCAGGTACCGCGCTACGTCTACTATGGCTACACCACGCAGTACTGGACGCGAAACTTCCAGCAGAGCTTCGAGCTGTCTGGGAGCCTCACCTGGCAAGCGCACCGGAGCCACCAGGTCAAGATCGGTGGTGAGTACAAGACATTTGGTTTTGACAAGAATAGCCTCCTGGGCAAGTTGGCGGGCGGCGAGTCCGGCGGCCTCTTCTTCCTGGAGCTGCAACACCCATACATCGCTAACCCGTACGTTGAGTACTATCACACCCACCCGGTGGAGATTGCGGCGTTCATTCAGGACAAGATGGAGTTTGAAAACCTGATCGTCAACGCGGGCATCCGTTTCGATTATGCGGACTCCAAGGGGCGGGCCTGGGCGAACTGGGAAGACCCGACTTCGCCGATACAGACCGGGAGGAAAAAGTGGCAGTGGAGCCCGCGGTTGGGCATCGGCCACCCCATCACCGACCGGGCCACATTCCACTTCGCCTATGGCCATTTCTTCCAGGTGCCTGACTACCGCGACCTGTACACGAATCAGACGCTGAACCTGAACTCGCCCCTGCCGTTGTTCGGCTGGGCGCATATGGATGCGGCGCGCACCGAGGCCTATGAGTTGGGTGTGGATCAGCAGATCGGCGACAACTGGAAACTCAGTGTCGCAGCCTGGGCCAAGGAGAATAACGGCGACCCAGGCAGCTACCGCATCACCGGCTTTGACCCGGATAGCTTAGGTCTGTACAGCTACTCCATCATCCACAACAGCGACTTTGGCAGCTCCAAGGGCATCGATATCAGCCTGGAGAAGCGCTTTAGCGACAACTACTTCGGCACGCTGGAGTACACCTACTCGGTAGCCAAGGCGAACAAGTACTACTCCTGGGCGGGCTATTGGGATGGCGACACCGAGGCCAATCGGCCTAAGAAGGAGTACCTGATGCCCTGGGACCAGACGCACGTGATTGACATCAACGCCGGCTATGCCTTGGGGAGAGGGCAGGGACCCAAGATTTTCGGGGTGCGGCCGTTTGAGCGGACCACGTTGCAATTCATCTTCCGCGGCTCAAGTGGCTACCCGTACACGCCTACCGTTGGCGGGCAGGCCCTGGAGCCCAACACGGCGCGGCGCCCCTGGAGGATGACCCTGGACGGAGTGTTCCGTCGCGACTTTGTCCTGTTTGGTCGGCTGCGGGCCGCGCTGGTGGCACGAGTGTGGAACATCCTGGACCGCAAGAACGTGCTCACGGTCTACTCTGAGACGGGAAGCCCCACCGACCCCGGACCGACCATGAGCCGCACTGCCTACAGCACTCAGTACGACCGCCCGCACTGGTATGGCGAACGGCGACGCATTGACCTGGGGCTGCGCTTTGAGATGTAG